The Megalobrama amblycephala isolate DHTTF-2021 linkage group LG18, ASM1881202v1, whole genome shotgun sequence genome segment TTCAAGTCTGCCACGTGTCATTTCTTGATCCCATCACTACCAGTCTTCCCGTTGTTTCCTTTCCCTGTTTGGCCATACGGTTAATAAAAGTCTTAAAGccagtacagtacagagaagGTTTTTGCATGAGGATGTAAAAGTTAttcaataaaattaaacataaaCTTTAGCTGCCCAAATACAAAGTGCTGATTTAAGTGGATAAAATGGTCAAGGGTCCAAGTATCTGACTGGTAAGCAGTTATACTGGATGTAGGTATGAACTGGATTTAAGTGGCTCAGCAAATTGGATCTGTATGCCAGGCAGGTTTGAGAAAACAGGATTGTAGCGTGCTGCATCATGCATTGTCATTAAGTCTGTCTGTCTACTTACTGGACAAAGTCTTCACTTACAAGACAAACATAAAGAAAAACTTCTGAAAGGATTTACTAGAAATGTGTTGTTAATATTTCCATACTTGATGACTATTTGCTTATATATTTGAAGTTGAGGCCCTACATGTAAATATGATGCAGTTGTAACCTAAATAAAGAGATGCATTTCATTAGTTTAATTTAGGTTACTCATGAGCTCAGCTGCAGGACACGCTTCCCCATATGGAACTTTAATAAGATTAAGATGCACTAAAATTACAATGCTAGTCAGCCTGCTTGTTCACCAGCTGAAACCTAATCAACACCTCCCGATGTTTGCGTCTTCAATATCTGCACATATGGCTGGCTCAATAGAGCCTCATTGCTGTAAGACCCCCAAGACGTAACGCTAAGTACACTAATAAACAGTAATCTGTAGCTGTCTGCCTTACAATGACACATGCACACCATGCTTATAACCACAAGGCTTAGTACAGAAGAATGGCTATGATTGGATTATGAGTCGTAAATCTTTTTGACAGCACACAGACCATGAGCACTTAACTGCACTGTCACAATGTAATGACCTCAAACTCTTCATAGATAGTCTTACTTAAACAGATGCATTTATATCCATTTAATGAAATGTGTATATAACTACAAAACATCTTTGATTTTACAAACCACCATTTTGGTTTTCTGTACATGACCTTaaagtttaattaaattaattatgatttcaagattaaaaacattttttatttgaatgtgcTTTCTGATTTTTCGCAAGTAATACATTTCTAGTGGcatgttgaaataaatataaaagatatTAAAGTGATTATATTATCaactatattaaatataaaatatttcatacattttataaaatacatttacataatttgttctcctctctctgtctttcatcACAATGCAGTGGCCTTTTGGAGAAGATACTGCAAATTTCCAGCAGAGGGaactatacactctaaaaaaatggtTCTATACAGTACTAAtagtggttctttggctcgtaatcataggggaaccactttaaGTGCTGTATAGCACCAAATCTAGgtgcttcagtggttcttcagcAGTTCTTCACTGGTTCTTTGGGACGACTGGGGAGCTTTATAGCACCGCTACTGTATACAGAACTGGTTAAacccctgtatggttcttcagcggttcttcacTGGTTCTTTGGGGTGGTTAAGGTGCTGTATAGCACCACTGCTGTACaaagaacctgttaagcccttttaaaggttctttacgaGCCAAAGAGccactgttggtgctgtttagcaccatttttgttgaagaaataaaatgtgatatggcacctcttatgggtttctacatagcaccatttgacaaaggtgctgtagagcacctttaaagatatggTGCTACATAGCACCAAAAGTGGTTCCCCTGATTACGAGCCAACCACTTTTGGTGCTATATAGCGCTGTTAGAGTGTACAGCAGTACCACTGTACACAACCATTCtgttttgatgtaaaaaaaaaaaaataaataaataaaataatggtaattaCTAATTGCTAATAACCTATAACCCTCTTGTAACTATAGAGTGCATgaatatgatgttataaaaatattttcttgttaataaaataatattaatgttttgtgtGAACCTTGTTCTgagaatgtaaaataacataaaacaggggtgtccagtcctgctcctggagatctacctacctgcaaagttcagctccaaccttGATCAAACACGACTGAACCAAGTGCAACGCCCCTGCACACCTAGTTACACCTCTGGGTGGCATATTACTGCTGTAAAATGAGAGTAAAGGGAGAGGGAAATGTAAAAAGAAACAAGTAAGATTGTAGAAGGCTATTTGTGACTTTCACAAAACGAAGGCGCGATGTTCTTAGTTTTAGTCTCAGAATGAACTCGCATGTTTCTGAAGATCACAGGTAAGACTCTGGGTGAAACAGAACGTTGAGATCATTGTCAAGCCAAGCATGTTTACGTGGATTTCTACATTTTAACCATTTAATTCCACTTTTCTCTTATTTTCTTCATATTTATTAAGGTGTTTTAACTTGCATCTTGTGTTCACAGTGCTGTCAAGCAGGCCCGGTACTAGGCTTGCTGGACTGGGGGGGCAATCACAAATTTTGGTAGGGCAGCATTTTCTAGGCTAATATTCATAGCTAACTTATTGTAACTGTTTTTTTTGATTCATCAAGAATCGTCTTGTGGCTAACAAattataggctatagcctaatttgTACTGGCTATTGCTTAGTAGGCTATGTGAATTATTTATGGACATAATCAGGGgtggagccagacattgtaaacttTCGTGGCTTAGCcaaaatctatatttgtccaatgacattttaatttactgacatgaaaggagcttttttgtagtattcttggttaaagttcataaaatgtacattatttccCACTGTAATTAGTAAAACTATGTTTGGTGTAACtcatctaggggggtccgggggcatgccccccctgGAAgaaatttttgtatattttaaggttaaatgcatcaatctggtgcactctggatgctcaaaactgagagcttcaacccatgtacagagtgcaaattgaccaaagaaacagcattgtacCTGTTAATGAAAGAtggctcaaacatcttttttgctgtgatatagagtctcagtctacattgtattttaggatgccaaacaattattacaataatataattatgttttaggcctatataattattcatatgacagtattgtaacaaatgcactctaaaataaattacaatttttattagttACTTTACACAACAGGGAAATTACAAAACTTTTGTACTAATTTCTAAGATAAAGCcttgtgcttttattttgatcacacagatcaccagctgatcgTGTGAGTAAATGtgcacacttctctttaaaacacacatcacagaaacctcaaacctgaaagattcgGGGCTCCAGCCCCTTTAGCCCACCGCTAACGCCGCCCCTGGACATAATGTACGAATTATTCATTGTTAACAAAATTACTGAGGAAATGTTCACTGACAGCTATCTCAGCATGCAGAAAATATGTTCGGCTGATGCAGATGTGATCCTCATCGTGATATTTTTTAGGCTACTTGCTTGAAGATTAGGTGTACACTGACGTATTTTCTGATTAATGTTTGTTACTTCCCAGTTCGCACATTTTTGTGagattaaatatcattataagcataatattcactttttttctgtgaataAAGTGGCCGATCCTTATTCAATAGATAagacgtttttaatgtttatgtatgcctattcatttttattgttggctGCACATTTCTGGGGGGGCACAAGGAAATTCTGGGGGGCAATGCCCCCCTAGCCCCCCCCCTAGACCCGGCCCTGCTGTCAAGAAGCCTTGTGTGTTTGAGCCTTATAGGAAGCATAAAAACATAGGCAAATGTCTGATCATCTGTAATGAGCACTTTCCTGGTATCATCAGCCTGAATCTTCACTGAACTATAGTATCAAGTTTTTTAATCTCCAATCTGCTTTCAGTATTTGGAACTGTTCTTTAATGTATATCTACCCTTTAGAATGGCTAAAATAACCCTAATATTACTCTGATAACTCTATTTTTAACTTAAGTGTTAACTTTTTAACACTCGTTGCCTTTAACCTTGGTCCTTGCTGACTCAGCTCTGCCGTTTGAGTTCTGttcatatgatttttttaagcATGCTAGACCTGTTCTGTGGTATTTCACCAAGAATCTGTTCCTGAAAAATAACTCTCAAGCTTTTTTCTAAAAACAGGACCATGGGTCACATCAGGGTCTTGATCACTCTGTCAGTTtcatatgaaataaatatgtagtgatgaatttaaatgattaaatgatcaAGCTTCAGTTTCAGAATTATTAGGTGGTTTGAATCAGTCTAATAAATCACTTATTTGGTCGATTTTTGAATTAACATttgactcattttttttttttttacattttttttataagtcTAAAGTCTTTTCAGTCATTTCAGCTTCCTTAATAGTTCTAAAAGAATCAATGGAATTGTTAAGTGGAACTGAAACCAAAACCAGAAACTTACATATTAAAAATTCCTTACATATTCACTCCTAAGTTATACCTTATTGTTCCAGGGTCACCACGTAGGAAGGGCTGTTCAGTATATGAACGTTTACTGTCGAGCACGTTCAAGTCTCTCGGTTTTCACGTACAAGTGGAGAAAAATCTGCAGCTAATGAAATGATTGGTGTGCTGAGaaaagatacagtacagtacagtatcaTTTTCAGTGTTCAGGCTGGGTCAAAATGCCTGTATGAATTTATAATCACGGTGTGTCCTAGTATCTAAGGAGAACAAATCAGCAAAACACAAAGAACAAAAGTGCATCACACTTTACTGCGTGTTTGTTCAACAACATGAAGGCTACATCTCTTCTTCAGTAAAAAGAACCAATACAAAACATACGCCTAGAGCTCCACCTAGTGGTCATCTTATGAAACTAAAAGAAGGAATTCACATGAGACAGCTTGACAACTTAacagctttaaagggatagttcacccaaaaaatgaaaatttgatgtttatctgcttacccccagcgcatccaagatgtaggtgactttgtttcttcagtagaacacaaatgatgatttttaactgcaaccgctgccgtctgtcagtggtataatgcaagtcagcgggaacttggactataagagtaaataaaacatgatgaTTTTTACCTCTAATGGTAAAAatcgttggacatagtggtgtattagaggtaaaaaatgatataaatactgttcggtttctcgcacaaaccgatcgtttcgtgtcttaagacatcaatgtgtcgtcacgagccgcagccCACACAGCAAAAGGACTCCGTGGCGGATCCACTGCGGAGATATCgcgcagaggtggaaagtccagggctcagaaagtaaaagtcctgccatattttttttccacccactgaagcagtgttaaagttaatgagataattaagtgattaattgagtggtGATtaagcattattgaagacacctgatgataacaagcagaatcaccaaaggagaaaatcacaatttttaagacaccatcacagagatcagggtttgctttagttgggctcttgacccttgactttttaacattagattttacttgggcagttttaactgcattaaaaccaaccagacaagcaacgttaaaacatgatcaggtggtgttggttatgttttcatataattatttgatctgaatcactgaactcatttagagtccaatctctgagttagatttacattattgattacagcaatactgtgattctacagcacaagatccagttttttttttcttcaaaataattcaaagatttcatcaaaagttcttaaaaaaaaaaaaaaaacctcacatTTAGACACAcatatcaagaatcagcctgtgaatctcaacaatggtgagaataattaagcatgttgcagtgcattctgggtgctaCCAATGAAAATTCATCcacggctcccatcatgcattgctgcatgaataaattatgagcttaattgttttagtaattttctttattctcactattttgttttttgctgtttttatgggactttttagtagcttgttttctaatgttcagagttgatctgttgatcagaatatgttgcttgtcaccgtcgttgagattcacaggctgattcttgatgtctgtgtgtgcctaaccGAAAGGATTTGTTTTTtgatcagaacaacttttaagaaatccttCATATTTTAtcgataaagctgatcttctgtttaatcacagtgctgctataatcaataatgtaaatctaactcaaagattgggctctaaatgagttcagatcaaataatgattatgtgaaaacataaccaacattaCCTgaccatcttttctctttgctagtctggctgttataactcagttacaacaacccaaacaaattctaatattaaaaagtcaagggtcaagagcccaactaaagcaaaccatgacctctgtgatggtatcttaaaaaaatgtgattttctcctttggtgtttctgcttgttatcatcaggtgtcttcaataatggtcatcactcaattaatcacttatatatctcattaactttaacactgcttcagtgggtggaaaaaaaaaatatatagcaggacttttactttctgacccctggactttccacctctgctgCGAACGGACCCGTATCGGAGTCCACTTGCGCGCAGTGACGGATCTGTAACGAAGGCGGATCGCGGACCCCGCCTTGGCTCCGCGCTGCATCCGCgattaaaaccttacctccGCGGCGGGTCCGCTTGGGACTcgcaaattgatacaaccgttacagtaaaggcgcgtgcgcgtccgcggatccgacatgggtccgctcaggatccgctgattgacagtagaatttatGGCGTCGTCCGGATGCGGACCTGATCCTCTGGGCGGCGCTAAAACGGATGTGACAGTCACGCGGgtttggcgacttgaatgcggatccgcCTAGGAGTCCCTTGCTGTGTGggagggtttaatttggatttgtctgtcgtgttttatttactcttatagtccaagttcccgctgacttgcattataccactgacagacggcagcagttgcagttaaaaatcatcatttgtgctctactgaagaaacaaagtcacctacatcttggatgctctgggggtaagcagataaacatcaaattttcatttttgggtgaactatccctttaactaaatACACTCAAGCTAAATATAATTATTCTGGTAAGAGCGTATTTTTTCCAACAGAAAGAAcatttcaggaacatcatactacctttaaatggtttaaaaaaaagaggAGGAGTATAAAACTTCATTGGCCGTCACTTGTACTGTTGTCATGCGAAATTTGAATATGctgaaactgtaataatgaGAATTGATTTTCCGTGACACCATCAATGATACACAAAGGATATATATAAAACGTTACTAATTGTGTATAGACTTTTCCCAGATCTTCTAATACAAGACTGAGTGAGATTCTGTGAGaatgtaaaatgtgtaaaagGTCACAGATAAAGTGCAACGCCCCGTTCAGCGCTAGTTACGCCTCTGGGAGGCAGCGGACTTTGAAATCTTCCTCTGTAAAATGAAAGTAAACGGAGAGGGAAATTTAGAATGAAAGAAGCAAGATTGCAGGAAGCTATTCGTCACTTTCTAGTACAACTAAGACGCGGTGGTGTAATGAATCAAGTCTCAGAATGAACTCGCATGTTTCTGAAGATCACAGGTAAGACTCTGGGTGAAACAAAACGTTGAGATAATTGTCAAGTCAAGCATGTTTATCTGAATTTCTCCATTTAACTGTTTTAATTGCATCTTGTGTTCACAGTGCTGTGAAGAAGCTTTGTGTGTTTGAGCCCTACGGGAAGCATAAAAACATAGGCAAATGTCTGATCATCAATAATGAGCACTTTCCTGGTGAGTATCATCAGCCTGAATCTTCACTGAACTATAAAGTTATGTAATCTCTGACCTGCTTACAGTGTTTGGAACTGTTCTTTGATACTTATCTGCCCTTTTGAATGGCTAAAATAACTCTAAAATTGAACCTTTGccaccttaaagggttctgtcaggcgcttcatatataGATCCTATTAAAGTTCCCATGGTGAACTATCtgttttaatctatttttaaatttgtatcaaattttatgaattaaaaatcTGGTAAACattagcaaaaataaataaataaataaataaaaatattatgcaatcatttaagacatttctcctttttTAATTGAAACTTTTCAGCATAAagcgttctttaaaattgagtcaagaaccctagggttttatatagaaccccactgaaccttttcttttttctaagaGTATACTGTAGCTCCCTGAATTTCAACTTtcgagtgttaattttgactCAACTTTATTCTTCTTCTGTTTTTAATACTACAGTGGCTTACAGTCTTGAGTTTCTATTCATGTGATTTTTATCATGCTTTTTAGTCCTGCTTTGTGGCATTTTACTTAGTATCTGTTCCTGAAAAATAACCTtcttggttttttttttaattgtcttGATCACCCTGTCAGGTTTTATTTTGTGATGATGAATGGCTGACTGTACATTTATACATTAAGGGGAATTGAAaccaaaacaaatattaaatttcTTACACATCCATTTTGTTATGCCTTCTTGTTCCAGACTCACCACATTTGCATAGGAAGGGATCTTCAGTAGATGAACGCTTACTGTCGAGCACGTTCAAGTCCCTTGGTTTTCATGTACAGGTGGAGAAAAACCTGTCAGCTAATGAAATGATTGGTGTGCTGAGAAAAGGTACAGTACAAAACCATTTTTAGTGTTCAGGATGGGTCATAATGTCTATATGAATTTATAATCATGGTGTGTCCTAGTATCTAAAGAGAACCACACAGACAATTCCTGCTTTGTGTGTGTACTGATGAGCCACGGAGAAGAGGGAAAAATCCTTGGATCAGATGACCGCTGGATCCCTGTCAAAACTCTGACCTCTCTCATGACTTCTGACCTCTGCCCTAGTCTGCGGGACAAGCCGAAACTCTTCTTCCTACAGGTAATGGCCACATGTGCAAAAAAATTTTCATAACATTTTGTCTGTGATTAATGATTTGTTGTTGGTTTGATTCCATATTCAGGCCTGCAGGGGAATGGAATTTGACCCTGGTGTTGAGGCAGACGGTGAAGAAGCACCGGGGGAATTTGTTGGAATATCAGACGTTCCCGAGGTGGATTTTCTCTGCTGTTATTCCACAGTGGAAGGTTTGCATTGCACTGACAGACAGTGGCATAGTTGATTGGTTTTATTGAATTTTATAcacaaatgcatttatttctCTACAGGTTATTACTCATGGAGAAATCCAGAAAAAGGCTCTGTATTTATCAGTGAACTTTGCAAGATGTTGAAGGACTGTCATCTAGAGATTATTCAGACTCTCACAAGAGTAAACCATCATGTGGCTTATCACTTCCAGTCTTGCACCATAGACCCGAATACACATATGAAGAGACAAATGCCGTGCTTGGCCTCCAGACTGACCAAGGATTTTTACCTTCATGTAGcagagaagaaaaataaataatataaataaaaaaaataattgtcaaTCGCTGGCAGCAAGTCAGTGACGTCATTTGCAAGGAGAGGCAgcaatttattaatatgttagcCATATACTTCATTCAGTGTTCTCTATGATACGTTAATGATGTATACGATGTCAGATCTGTAAAACAGTCTAAACACATGCAGTGAATTAAATTATTCAGATACTTAattcatttgattttattctCTTTTTATTTCCAAATGAAAATGGGTGCAAACCAAAAGATAACACTATTCATAAGAGCTATGAAGATCTGTAGATGACAGATGCTagatttatgtatattttacggaagccctgaaccgcagggtgaaaaaaaaagaaaagaaaacatggtggggaggaaaaaaaaaaaaaaagaaaatatatcagTATATCGACATAAGTCGTTAATTCGGCATAACTCGTTATTTTGAGATATTAAGTAATTATTTAGACATATCTCATTATTTTGACACATTAAGTCTTTATTTCGACATAGTATCTTGTTATTTGACATAACTCATTATTTCgacatatctcgttatttcaacataatatctcattttttgaaataacttgttattgtgagatattaagtcgttactTAAATATAATATCTTGTTATTTCGACATATctaattatttcaaaataattacTTGTTATTTCTAGATATTAAGTTGGTATTttgacataatatctcgttatttcaacatattaAGTCATTTCGACATAACTTCTTATTTTAACATAATATATCtagttatttcgacataactcgTTATTAAGACGTGCGAAATTCAACATCTTAGATATGTCGAAATAAcaagatattatgttgaaataacgacttaaaatgtcaaaataacgagatatgtcgaaataacgagttatgtcgatataatgagatattatgttgaaataacgacttaaaatgttgaaataacgagatatgtcAAAATAACAAGTTATTATGTAGAAATAATGagatatgttgaaataacgGCCTGTGTCGGAATAACGACTTGTGTCGAATTAAGCACTTAATATCTCAAAACAACGACTTATGTCGAAATAATGAGGGGGTTCATGTGGTTCAGGGCTTCTGTAATATTtcactcttttttttaattattcatatcatagtcattaaaatataattatatagagACAGTATTTTTTCATAGTTAAAGATTGAAAGTCTGGCTTTAGGACAAGGGTGAAACAATGAATCTATACATAAAAAGTATTTGATTTGCAtggttaaaataattaataaagttGTATGTGACCTGACCAAAAGAAAAAAGTCCTGCTATAGTTTTAAAACGAAATCAAGCTGGCAAATAAAAGTGTCTGTACTAAAGAAAAACTCATATGTCTTTTAGTTGGAATTACTGAAAGTGAAAGACAACTTTCAATTAAGCATCAAGTAAAGTAGAATTATTGACACTTGATGAAGGGTAGTTTCCCCACCCGGTGGAGAAAGAGAAAAGGCAAAACCAAACCAGGCACAGCATAACAAGCATAAGCAATAGAAAAGAGTATGTCATTATTGCCTGATAAAAACACATAAAGGAACCATAAAATAATATAAGGAGTGTACATGATAACCATGGTCACAGTAGTTATTAGAATGAGATAAAAtgctcttctcttcatg includes the following:
- the casp21 gene encoding caspase 21, apoptosis-related cysteine peptidase isoform X2, with protein sequence MLWGAVKKLCVFEPYGKHKNIGKCLIINNEHFPDSPHLHRKGSSVDERLLSSTFKSLGFHVQVEKNLSANEMIGVLRKVSKENHTDNSCFVCVLMSHGEEGKILGSDDRWIPVKTLTSLMTSDLCPSLRDKPKLFFLQACRGMEFDPGVEADGEEAPGEFVGISDVPEVDFLCCYSTVEGYYSWRNPEKGSVFISELCKMLKDCHLEIIQTLTRVNHHVAYHFQSCTIDPNTHMKRQMPCLASRLTKDFYLHVAEKKNK
- the casp21 gene encoding caspase 21, apoptosis-related cysteine peptidase isoform X1, with translation MNSHVSEDHSAVKKLCVFEPYGKHKNIGKCLIINNEHFPDSPHLHRKGSSVDERLLSSTFKSLGFHVQVEKNLSANEMIGVLRKVSKENHTDNSCFVCVLMSHGEEGKILGSDDRWIPVKTLTSLMTSDLCPSLRDKPKLFFLQACRGMEFDPGVEADGEEAPGEFVGISDVPEVDFLCCYSTVEGYYSWRNPEKGSVFISELCKMLKDCHLEIIQTLTRVNHHVAYHFQSCTIDPNTHMKRQMPCLASRLTKDFYLHVAEKKNK